The nucleotide window GTCGTTCGACGCCGTGAGCGCGAACCTGTTAGACGAGTACGACGGCGGCTTCTATCGCTTCGCGACCGAACGGGATTGGGCGGGACTCCAACACGAGAAACTGCTCGACTCCAACGGCGCGCTCGTCCGCGCGTTCGCAAACGCCTACTTGCATACGGGCAGCGACGAGTACCGCGAGCCAGCCGAGCGAACCATCGAGTATCTCACGACGACGCTCTGGAACGCCGACGCTTCGGCCTTTATGAACAGCCAAGCACCCGGCGAGGACGATGCGCACACCCTCGATGCAACGGACCGCGCCGGCGCAGCCGAGCCGCCGGTCGATGAGGGTGTCTTCGCCGGCCCCAACGGACTGGCTATCGAAGGACTATGTACGTACTACGCCTACACCGACGACGAGCGCGCGCGACGCTACGCCGAACGCGCTCTCGAAACGCTCCGAGAGGACCTGCTCGTAGACGGTGTGGCCGCTCACACACTCGAGCGCGGCGTCGAACGCGACGCACACGGCGACCCGATTCCGCTGTTGCTCAATCAGGCCCGCACGCTGGCGGCGCTGACGACCGCCGCGAGCACGATCGAACCGGCCGTTCTCGAGGACGCAACGACGGTCGCGGACGCGACGATCGAGCACCTGTACGACGAGGATTCGTTCCTCGATGCACCGGCGGTGGGTGCCGGCCTGCTCGACCGACCATTGCGGCCGCTGGACGCGAACGTCGCCATCGCGGACGGGCTGCTCGAGCTGTCGGTGTTGACGGGCACACAGCGCTACCGCGACCTCGCTCGGGAAACGCTCGAGGCCTTCGCCGGCGCGAGCGATCGCTTCGGCGTGCAGGTCGCCGGCTACGCGAC belongs to Natronorubrum aibiense and includes:
- a CDS encoding DUF255 domain-containing protein, with product MNDPTRVEWREWGQDAFDEATKADKPVLLSLTATWCDHCHEMDRATYAEPRIAANVNDSFVPVRVDADRRPRVRDRYNMGGFPSTVFLAPNGAVLTGAGYLGPDGMRQVLDSVRTMWETNGSGAARIPRPLREDNPPAGELTADIEAAMLGQLTETYDETAGGWGESPKFPLPDALEFALKRDRRMALRSFDAVSANLLDEYDGGFYRFATERDWAGLQHEKLLDSNGALVRAFANAYLHTGSDEYREPAERTIEYLTTTLWNADASAFMNSQAPGEDDAHTLDATDRAGAAEPPVDEGVFAGPNGLAIEGLCTYYAYTDDERARRYAERALETLREDLLVDGVAAHTLERGVERDAHGDPIPLLLNQARTLAALTTAASTIEPAVLEDATTVADATIEHLYDEDSFLDAPAVGAGLLDRPLRPLDANVAIADGLLELSVLTGTQRYRDLARETLEAFAGASDRFGVQVAGYATVVSRLLEGPLVIAVGDEPGADLHRAALRLADHEKIVVPDADDLESETARVELGDRVSSVAETPDELSKRVQHVLE